The Cognaticolwellia beringensis genome segment GCCATGACCGATGTTATTTTTAATGGTGCAGCTAGTCGAAAGCCGATTGGTCAAGCCAGTGTCGAGCTAGTGTTTGATAATACCCAAGGCCGTATTCAAGGCAACATGGCTGATCGTACTGAAGTGTCGGTGCGTCGAGTAGTGAATCGAGAAAGCACTAATACTTACTATTTAAATGGTACAAAATGTCGCCGACGCGATATTACCGATATCTTTTTAGGAACCGGTTTAGGTCCTCGCAGTTACGCTATTATCGAACAAGGGACTATTTCTCGCTTAATTGAATCGAAACCACAAGAATTACGCGTATTTATTGAAGAAGCCGCTGGCATTTCAAAATATAAAGAACGCCGTAAAGAAACAGAAACCAGAATACGCCATACCAGAGAAAATCTTGCAAGATTAAACGATATTCGTCTTGAGCTTGATGTTCAAATTGATAAATTGCATCAACAAGCACAAGCGGCTAAACGCTTTCGTACCTTAAAACAACAAGAGCGTAAATATAAAGCCGAGCTGGCGGTATTACGCTGGCAAAAATTTGATCAGCAACGTCAACTGCATCAAACGCGCATCGTAGCGTTGGAAAATAAAGTGGCAAGCCAAAATGCAGAGCTTAGTCAAAACGACTTATTGATCATTGAATTAAAAGCAACCATGAATGGATGTAATGATAATAATCAAACATTACATCAGCAAAAACTCAATGTAACGCAAGATATTGCCCGCGCAGAACAGCAAGTTAAATACTTAAAAGAACAATCAGAAAAAACTCAAACCGATAATGAGCTAACACAGCAACAATTACTAAATGCACAGCAATTAATTTTAGCCGAGCAAGTGCAATTGCAATTGTGTATCACCCAGTTAGATGATCAGCAACCCGAGTTGAAGTCCCTCGAAGCGGCACTGGAAGCGTGTCAAACTGAACTAGCGCAACAACAGGCCCAACAGAAAAAGTTGCAAAGCCAGTGGCAGCAACAACAGCAAAAGCGTAATGTTAATCAGCAGAAAAAATTAACTTTGCATGCCAGTATTACTCAACAAGAAACTATTATTGAACAAGTTGCCCAACAAGTATTTAAGTTGCGTGAACAAATGGCCTTGCAGCCTTTAATAGATACTGCAGAAAGTGCTGATGAGCAATATCAGCAACAAAAAGATATCGCTTTAGCAACGTTAACAGAGCTGAAAAAGCAACATAGCGAGTTGACTAATAAAGAAATAAACCTGCAACAAGCGTCTCAGCAGCTAAATCAGCAATTAGCGGTAGCTGCAGGTCAGCATGCTGTTAAAAATCAAGTAATTGAAAATTTAGAGTTAAAGCTTGCAGATAAGTCGCCTTGGAGTGAAAAACAAGCCGCATGGTTTAACAAGCAAAGTATTACAGATTTTGTCTCGTTACAAAGTCAGCTAGATGTTACCGAAGGTTGGGAGCAGGCGACAGAGGTTGTGCTATCTCATTGGTTAGCGGGCCATCTTGTTGATACATTACCGAACGCCGATGCTAACGGAAACTTAACTGCCGACAACTTATGTTTTGTTTATCAGAATATCGCAGAGAGTATTGAAAAAAATCTTGAACAAAGCATTGAACAAAGCATTGAGCAAAGTAGGGTTGACAAAAGTAAAAGTGCTGCAGCTGTAAAAAGCAACACATTAGCGAGTAAAGTGAGCGGGGTCAGTGCATTAACTGGTTACTTTGATGCTATTTTTCTAGCTGAAAATTACCTTGAAGCCAAGCAAAAGTTACCGGGCTTAGCAAGTCATGAAAGCGTTATTTGTCCTGATGGCACATGGCTACAACATCATATGCTGACCAAGGGTAAACTTGAGCAAGGTTATGACTATATTAGTTTACAGCGTCAGCTTGAAAATGAACAAACTTCGCTTCAGCAAATACTGAAAAGCCAAGCAAATATCGAGCAGCAGCAAAATAAATATCTCGAGCTGTTGGCATTATTAAGCAATGAAAAAAGTCTGAATAGCGAAAGTGTCACGTTACAACAAACTAAACTTAATGAGCTCGATAATGTCATTTCATTAAAAGCTCAAGCGAATCAACAACAACAAAGCCAGCAGAAAAAATTAGCAGAACAAGTTGAAGAATTGTACAAAAGTGAAGTTATTGCCAAGCAAAAACTAGCTGATTTTCAAGCACAATTAGCACAAATATCTGATGACACTGAAGATGACGTAGACGGTTTTTCTGAGCAACAAGAGCTGTTGCAACAATCGATAGAAATAATACAAACGCGCAGTCAAACATTACACCAAAATCGGCATCAGCTGAGTTTAGTGGTTGAACAGCTCAAAAGTCAGCGTATGCAACGTGAGCAAAGTATTCGTTCAAATCAAGAAAATGTTAACTTATTGACCCAAAGATTAACCAGTAATAGCCAAGTTTTTACTGACAATAGTCAGCCAATACAAAAATTTGAGCAGCAGTTACCACAGTGGCTTGATAACCTAACGGCGATTAATGAAAAGTTGGAATTTAATCAGAAGACCTTAAATGACAGCCAAACACGTTTGGCAGAGCTAGAAATACAACAAAAAACCAGTCAAAATAAAATCAGTGGCTTTAATGAACAACTAGCGCGTTTACATTTAGACAGTGAAGGTTTTAAATTAAGGGCAGAAAGCACCTTAGAGGTATTAGCTGAACTTCAACAAAATATCGATAAAGTAGTTGAAGCCATGCCAGAAAACGCTAAAGAATCGCTCTGGCAAGCGCATTTAATTAAGTTGGCTAAAGACATTCAAATGTTAGGGGCAATAAATTTAGCAGCAATTGAAGAGTATGAAACTCAGTTTGAGCGTAAAAGTTATCTTGACCAACAAGATCAAGACCTTAATAATGCAATAACTACGTTAGAAGCGGCAATTGCAAAAATAGATAAAGAAAGTCGTCATAAGTTTAAACTAACCTTTGATCAGGTTAATAAAGACCTACAGGTGCTATTTCCTAAGGTCTTTGGTGGTGGTCAAGCTTACTTAACGTTAACCGGTGAAGACCTACTAGAAACAGGGGTCACCATCATGGCTAGACCGCCAGGTAAAAAAAATAGCACAATTCATCTATTATCTGGTGGAGAAAAAGCGCTGACCGCATTATCATTAGTGTTCGCGATTTTTCGATTGAATCCTGCTCCATTTTGTTTACTTGATGAAGTGGATGCACCTTTAGATGATGCAAATGTCAGTCGTTTTTGTAATCTAGTGCGAGAAATGTCGCAAACAGTGCAATTTATATATATAAGTCATAATAAAATAGCTATGGAGATGGCGTCACATTTAACCGGAGTTACCATGTTTGAACCAGGTGTTTCACGTATGGTAGCGGTTGATATAGACGAAGCAATCGCCATGGCAGAAGTATAAGAATAGGCTAGGTAATGGAAGATAATTTCAGAAATACATTAATTATTATCAGTGCTCTCGTAATAGCAGCCATTTTCATTCATGGTTATTGGACTATTAGAAAACATAAAAACCCATATAAATTAAAGACTAAAGTTGATCCTGTCGCGCCACAGTCACGTGGTTTTGATGGTTCAGGATTTGATCAAGATGGCGTAAGTAAACCTAAGGTTGTTGGTGCTAATGCCCAGCGCGATGATATTTCTGTAAAGTCTCATCTTGTTGAAGGTAGTAGAAATTTTCATAGTGATGAACCTATGCCATCTGAAGTTCCTCCAGGGGCGTTTGAGATTAAACCTCAAGGACAACGTGACGATTTTGGTGTACTACTTAATGATACCGAGGCAGTGCCTGAGCATTTAAAACAACAAGCTTTGTCGGATGCACCCGATTATGAAGGTGACTTCTTCCCTGAAGCTGAAGATACACCTTCGGTTGCAGATGAAGTCGTTATTAAAAAGCCAGTATATTCTGAACCTGTATATCAGCAACCCGTGACACAGGCAAAACCAGAAGTTCTAGTGAATAAACCTGTTGCCCGTAAAAAAAATGTTCATGCACCTAAAGTTAAACGTAATCAAATGGAAATAAACTTCGGTGATGAAGCTGTAAAGGATATGCCTAGTATGTCGGCCACGCAGGAAAATAAAAAACCTGCTGCTGTCGAGGTTGAGCCACAAGTTATTGTACTCTCGGTTGTTATGCCTCAAGGACTTTCTATGTCAGGTGCTGCGTTATTGCCGACACTACTGACTTTAGGGATGAAATACGGGGAAATGAATATATTTCATCGTCACCAAGATAATGCGGGTAATGGAAAAGTGACCTTCAGCCTTGCTAATATGATGAATCCGGGTACATTTGACCTTGATGATATCGAAAACTTTAGCACACAAGGTATTACGCTTTTTATGACCTTACCTAATCCTGGTGATGCATTTGAAGTGTTTGAGCAAATGCTAAATGCTGCGAAGCAACTTGCCGTAGAGTTTCGTGGGCAATTGTTGGATCACAAACGTAGCGTTATGACCAAGCAAACTGAGCAGCATTATATCGGTCTTATTCGCGAGTTTGAACGCAAGAGTCGTATCGGCTCACTGTAAATTTTCACCCCCGATAAACTTCATCGTCAATAATGTGTAAAACTACGGCACATTATTGACGGTAACTTACTCACTTTCTAAGTAAATAAATTATGTCTGAACTAAGTATTATTAAACGTATTGCTGAAATATGTCAGTTGATTAATCACTACAATCATCAATATTACGTGCTTGACGAGCCTAGTGTACCTGACGTCGAATACGACCGATTAATGCGGGAATTAAATACTTTAGAAACAGAACACCCACACTTAAAGACGGTTGATTCACCTAGCCAAAAGGTTGGTGGGACCGCGCTTAAGTCATTCAGCCAAGTTACACATCAACTCCCTATGTTGTCGTTAGACAATGTTTTTTCTGAACAAGAATGGCAAGCATTTGTTAAACGCTTACTCGATCGTTTAAATAGAGGTGGTGTTACATCAACGCTCGACTTTGCTATTTGTGCCGAACCAAAACTTGACGGTTTAGCGGTAAGTATACGTTATGAAAAAGGGATCTTTGTTCAAGCGGCAACGCGTGGTGACGGTATGGTTGGTGAAAATATCACCGAAAATGTTCGCACCATAAAGTCGATTCCATTGCGTTTACAAGGCACAAGCTTTCCCGATATTTTAGAAGTTCGTGGTGAAGTATTTATGCCAAAAGCAAGCTTTGATGCTTTAAACAAGCAAGCAATTAAAAAAGGCGAAAAAGGTTTTGCTAATCCACGAAATGCTGCCGCAGGTAGCCTACGTCAGCTAGATTCGAAAATTACCGCAAAACGTAATTTAGGATTTTATGCCTATGGTATTGGCTTTGTTGGCGCTTTGAATGAGCTTGACGATGACATAGAAAGTGAAGTTGAAAGTATTGACGAAAGTTGGTTGGCAAACTCTCATTATCAACGTTTATGCCAAATAAAAGCGTTAGGCTTACCAATGTGCCCTGAAGTCAAACTTCTGGAAAATGCCACGCAGGTAGAAGCTTTTTATCAAGACATATTACAACAACGCGAAGCGTTAAGTTACGAAATAGACGGTACAGTTTTTAAAGTAGATGACATTGAACTACAGAAAAAATTGGGCTTTGTAGCCCGCGCGCCACGTTGGGCCACGGCATATAAATTTCCCGCACAAGAAGAGCTAACCCTACTTGAGTCTGTAGACTTTCAAGTAGGTCGTACAGGCGCAATTACGCCCGTAGCACGCCTTAAACCGATATTTGTTGGCGGTGTTACAGTCAGTAATGCCACGTTACATAACCAAGACGAAATCGACCGTTTAGGTATACAGATAAATGATACTGTTATTATTCGCCGCGCGGGTGATGTTATTCCGCAAATCGTAAGTGTCGTACTTGAACGTCGACCTGACAATGCTCAGGTGATTGCTTTTCCAACCGAATGCCCTGTATGTCAGTCTGCAGTTTTAAAAGCAGAAGGAGAGGCTGTGTTGCGATGTACTGGCGGTTTGTATTGCCAGGCACAACGCAAAGAAGCTATTAAACACTTTGCTTCGCGCAAAGCACTTGATGTTGACGGTTTAGGCGATAAATTAGTTGAACAATTAGTCGACGAAGGCTTGATCAAAACCCCTGCAGATCTTTTTAAATTAACCGAACTTGATGTCAGTACTATGGAACGCATGGGGCAGAAGTCAGCGGCTAATTTAATTAAAGGTCTTGAGGCAGCCAGAACAACAACCTTAGCAAAATTTGTTTATGCTTTAGGCATCAGAGAAGTGGGTGAAACAACAGCTTCAAATTTAGCGCAATATTTTCTTAACTTTCCTGCTATTAAATCGGCGACTACAGAACAATTACAGCAAGTGCCAGATGTTGGCGTTATAGTGGCAAAAAATATTGTTAATTTCTTTGCTCAAGATCATAATATTGAGGTAGTTGAAGAACTAGAAAATATAATGTCATGGCCTGATATTGAGCGTAAAAGTGATGATGAATTGCCGTTAAAAGATCAAACTTTTGTGCTAACCGGCACCTTAAGTAAAATGGGCCGAAACGAAGCCAAAACAGCTTTACAAGCATTAGGAGCTAAAGTTTCGGGTAGCGTTTCAGCAAAAACAGATTATTTAGTCGCTGGTGAAAAAGCAGGCTCTAAATTAGTGAAAGCGCATGACCTGGGTGTTAGTGTGTTAACCGAAGATGAGATGATAACTCTGCTTAATAGCTAATCATTTTACTTGCTAAATAGCCAAGCGCACAAAGGCATATATAAACAAAACTATCGGTAAAGGCAGTAATATTGTAAAGAGTATTGTTTCACACCATTCAATGGTTCGGTAGAACTTAAACCAAGCGAGATTTTCTTCTCGCGTTGACGGTAGTACCTGAAAGAAAAACATAAACGCAGCAACGACTAAGCTTTCAATGGCAACAAACAATATCAGTATTGCTAACCAAACCAGCACGCTAGGGGTTTTTAGTTGAATTTGTGACTGTAAGCCTATAAAAAGCACAAAGAAGAATATACTCCAGGCTAAAAGTTGCCATTTAAAACGGGCGAATGTAATCGCGATATAATTAAAAAGTTCTGGACTGATTGAAGATAGCATTTAGTGAAAAGCAACTCCTGCTGATTGTTGATAAAGTAAATAAGAAAGAATTTGAAAAATCATGTTTATACCAAGTTGATTAATTAACTTAGTATAAATGCTATGTTTTAGATTCAGCATAACGTTAAATATTAACAATACTCAAGTATATCGACTAACGCGATGAAATGTCAGTGATACTATTACAGTACACAATAAAATTTAACTTGTGTGTATTGGTAGATGTAAACTTTTTTGACATACCGGCGCTTTAGTACAGAATAAAATAGATAACATTAATTTGAGAGCATCATGAAACTAGGTAGTCGAACGAATATTAATATAAAGTTTACAGCCATTACTTTTCTCTGCATTAGTAGTATAGCTTCAGCGACTACTGCATTGGATGAGCATACAAACAATCATCAAGATAAATCGTCCATCACGTCAGGGCATAAAGCGACTTTAATTACGGGTGGTAATATTGCTGAAAATAGCAATACTGAAGAACCACATAAACCGCTAACGGCAAAACAAAAAGCGACACCGTTAGCGAGAGTGTTAGCGCAATCGGATAATCAATTATTAGAAAGCCCGTTTAACGAAGATAGAACATTGAATTTAGAGATTAGTGAGCTTAGAGATAACAGCGGTTTAGTTTATTTAGGTGGTAAAGTTTCAATCGCTGAACTGAGTCGTTATTTAGAGCAATTAAAAACTGAGCTAGGTGAAGAGCAGTTTGCTATATATCGTCAGCACCAAGCGGCACGTGATCAGCAAACCTTTCATGTTACCTTGGTAAATCCATATGAATATCAAACTATTGATAAAGCTAAATTAACAACGCAGACACAATTTCGTGTCATTTTACATGGTTTAGGACGAGTCGAAAATGACGATAAAAAGAGTTACTTTGTTGTTGCCTCTTCGCCTGATGGCCAATTTATCCGTCAAAAATTATTGTTAAAAAATAAAGATTTTCATGTCACTTTAGGTTTTTTCCCTGATGACATTTATGGGGTGAGTAAAGGTCGTGACACGCTAATGAACAAATAAATTTCATTACTTTTAATTTATAAAATTGTGATACATTTGTGATAACTCCGTGAAAGTTTAGCCATGTTTGCTTTGCATACTAATTGTGAAATCATTTAGTCATCAAGGGAAACTTATGAAACTTATTAAAGCCGCATCGGCTATTGCACTAGCGTGTTCAAGCTCAGTGCTAATGGCGCAAACCATTGATATTCAAATTACCAACCTTACACATGCTCAACACTTTACGCCACGTTTAGTGATAGCGCATGATAATACCGTTGACGCTTTTGAGCCAGGCCTTGAGGCAACATCTGCTTTAGCTTGGCTTGCCGAAGCTGGGGTGATTGACGATGCTCAAAATGCAGCATCTTCTGGACAGAACTTTGAAGCACTTTTAGGCCCAACAGATACCGATAATAGCTCAAATACTTGGCATCGTATTGATGGTTTAAGCGCACCATCAAGCACTGAAAACTATTCATTTGATACTATGGATAAATCTCACCTTTCTATCTTAGCTATGCTCATACCAACCAATGATGCCTTTGTTGGCTTAGACAGCATTAAAATACCCACTACTCCTGGCACTTATACTTATATGGTGAACGCCTATGACGCAGGTACCGAGTTAAATGACGAATTAAATAGCATGCGTACTGACATCGTTGAACAAGGTGGTACACCGCTTGGTGGTTATGGTGCACCAGGTGTTGCGGGTGCAGGTGCCTCTCCAGTGCCATTAGGTGTTGGTGGAATGGGTGTTGCGGCCAAAGTAGGTTTTGCACAAGACGGCACGGCAATTGGCGCTAATGAAGTGGTAGATGGTACAGACGGCCCAGTGCATATTCATAGAAATGTTTTAGGTGATACCAGCCTTACTGATGGTGCTAGCGATTTACAGTCGACAGAGCATCGTTGGTTGAACCCTGTTGCGCGCGTAACTATTACTATCCCAGCACCTTAATTTAGGGAGGATTGATCATGAATATGAACAAACTAAGTTTAGCTTTACTGCCACTTATTGCTGTATTAGCAACGGGTTGTGGTGGCGATGATGGCGAGAATGGCGCTACAGGTCCAGCAGGTAGTGCTGGCGTTGACGGGACAAATGGCAGCGATGGCACAAATGGCGCTGACGGTACCAATGGCAACCTTGCGGTTTACACCGTACAGTTAACTAACTTAACTTATGGCCAACCATTTTCGCCGGCAGCTGTAGTGTTACATGAACCAGGCTTCAACACTTTTATAGATGGTGAAACGGCAAGTTTAGGGTTAGAACAACTTGCTGAAGGTGGTGATCCCACCGGGCTGATGTCGGAAGCTTTAGCGGCAACTCAATATTTAGATGCAGTAACTACGCCTGGAGCAACACCGCCAAGGTCTATAGGGGTAATGTCGACATTATTAGTGCCACTTTTAGATATTGATGACTTACGCATTAGTTTTACCACCATGTTGGTTGATACTAATGATGCGTTTACGGGCCTGAATTCGGCCAACATCAGTAACATGACGGTTGGCCAGACTATCAGCTTTATGGCGCCTACTTGGGATGCAGGCACTGAAGCAAATACGGAAACGGCAAGTACAATGCCGGGGCCAGCAGCAAGTGGTGCCGGTGGAGGTGGAGCAAGTGCAGGTTTTGATGCTACCCGTGACGATCTTTTTGATCTGGTTCACTTTCACCGTGGTGTTGTTACTAGTGCCAATGCAAGTGATGGCAGTAAAGAAGGTTTGAGCACCTCGGTACTAACTGAAGCTGACCGTTGGGATAACCCAACAGCCCGTATAGTTGTAACCCGAACACGATAAAAGGCTAAGTGTTTAGCGAGATGTTGAACACTTATATTTATTACAAAGTCTACATTTAATTGCTTTTGGATTAAATACGAGAGTCATTGGTAAAAACCACGAAAGTATTTCTGTGCTTACAAGTTCTTATAAACAGGGTACAGAAATTAATTGAGTTTATTACGCATAAATTACGCATAAATGATGCGTAATAAAGCATATAAAACTCTCTTAAGTGATTTTAAAATCTATTAAATCCACTCTGTGCCACGTTCTTGTCAAAAAGATAATAATAATGGAGCAGAGCATGGATACCATACTGGTTGTTGAAGACGATCAAGATATTGCTGATTTGGTTACTTTAACCTTAAAAGAAATCGGCGTAACGGTTGAACATTGTTTATCTGGCGAAGTAGCCTTAGAAAAACTAGCACATAATCAATATGACTTAGTGATGCTTGATGTCATGTTACCCGGTATATCTGGTTTAGATGTTTGTCGGCAATTACGTGAGCAAAAGCCCGAACAGGTGATTTTAATGGTAACCTCAAGAAACAGTGAAATTGATCGTGTATTAGGCCTTGAGTTAGGGGCTGACGACTACATGACTAAACCTTTTAGCGTCCGAGAACTTCAGGCT includes the following:
- the smc gene encoding chromosome segregation protein SMC → MRLKHIKLAGFKSFVDPTKVPFEQQMTAIVGPNGCGKSNIIDAVRWVLGESSAKNLRGEAMTDVIFNGAASRKPIGQASVELVFDNTQGRIQGNMADRTEVSVRRVVNRESTNTYYLNGTKCRRRDITDIFLGTGLGPRSYAIIEQGTISRLIESKPQELRVFIEEAAGISKYKERRKETETRIRHTRENLARLNDIRLELDVQIDKLHQQAQAAKRFRTLKQQERKYKAELAVLRWQKFDQQRQLHQTRIVALENKVASQNAELSQNDLLIIELKATMNGCNDNNQTLHQQKLNVTQDIARAEQQVKYLKEQSEKTQTDNELTQQQLLNAQQLILAEQVQLQLCITQLDDQQPELKSLEAALEACQTELAQQQAQQKKLQSQWQQQQQKRNVNQQKKLTLHASITQQETIIEQVAQQVFKLREQMALQPLIDTAESADEQYQQQKDIALATLTELKKQHSELTNKEINLQQASQQLNQQLAVAAGQHAVKNQVIENLELKLADKSPWSEKQAAWFNKQSITDFVSLQSQLDVTEGWEQATEVVLSHWLAGHLVDTLPNADANGNLTADNLCFVYQNIAESIEKNLEQSIEQSIEQSRVDKSKSAAAVKSNTLASKVSGVSALTGYFDAIFLAENYLEAKQKLPGLASHESVICPDGTWLQHHMLTKGKLEQGYDYISLQRQLENEQTSLQQILKSQANIEQQQNKYLELLALLSNEKSLNSESVTLQQTKLNELDNVISLKAQANQQQQSQQKKLAEQVEELYKSEVIAKQKLADFQAQLAQISDDTEDDVDGFSEQQELLQQSIEIIQTRSQTLHQNRHQLSLVVEQLKSQRMQREQSIRSNQENVNLLTQRLTSNSQVFTDNSQPIQKFEQQLPQWLDNLTAINEKLEFNQKTLNDSQTRLAELEIQQKTSQNKISGFNEQLARLHLDSEGFKLRAESTLEVLAELQQNIDKVVEAMPENAKESLWQAHLIKLAKDIQMLGAINLAAIEEYETQFERKSYLDQQDQDLNNAITTLEAAIAKIDKESRHKFKLTFDQVNKDLQVLFPKVFGGGQAYLTLTGEDLLETGVTIMARPPGKKNSTIHLLSGGEKALTALSLVFAIFRLNPAPFCLLDEVDAPLDDANVSRFCNLVREMSQTVQFIYISHNKIAMEMASHLTGVTMFEPGVSRMVAVDIDEAIAMAEV
- the zipA gene encoding cell division protein ZipA encodes the protein MEDNFRNTLIIISALVIAAIFIHGYWTIRKHKNPYKLKTKVDPVAPQSRGFDGSGFDQDGVSKPKVVGANAQRDDISVKSHLVEGSRNFHSDEPMPSEVPPGAFEIKPQGQRDDFGVLLNDTEAVPEHLKQQALSDAPDYEGDFFPEAEDTPSVADEVVIKKPVYSEPVYQQPVTQAKPEVLVNKPVARKKNVHAPKVKRNQMEINFGDEAVKDMPSMSATQENKKPAAVEVEPQVIVLSVVMPQGLSMSGAALLPTLLTLGMKYGEMNIFHRHQDNAGNGKVTFSLANMMNPGTFDLDDIENFSTQGITLFMTLPNPGDAFEVFEQMLNAAKQLAVEFRGQLLDHKRSVMTKQTEQHYIGLIREFERKSRIGSL
- the ligA gene encoding NAD-dependent DNA ligase LigA, whose product is MMSELSIIKRIAEICQLINHYNHQYYVLDEPSVPDVEYDRLMRELNTLETEHPHLKTVDSPSQKVGGTALKSFSQVTHQLPMLSLDNVFSEQEWQAFVKRLLDRLNRGGVTSTLDFAICAEPKLDGLAVSIRYEKGIFVQAATRGDGMVGENITENVRTIKSIPLRLQGTSFPDILEVRGEVFMPKASFDALNKQAIKKGEKGFANPRNAAAGSLRQLDSKITAKRNLGFYAYGIGFVGALNELDDDIESEVESIDESWLANSHYQRLCQIKALGLPMCPEVKLLENATQVEAFYQDILQQREALSYEIDGTVFKVDDIELQKKLGFVARAPRWATAYKFPAQEELTLLESVDFQVGRTGAITPVARLKPIFVGGVTVSNATLHNQDEIDRLGIQINDTVIIRRAGDVIPQIVSVVLERRPDNAQVIAFPTECPVCQSAVLKAEGEAVLRCTGGLYCQAQRKEAIKHFASRKALDVDGLGDKLVEQLVDEGLIKTPADLFKLTELDVSTMERMGQKSAANLIKGLEAARTTTLAKFVYALGIREVGETTASNLAQYFLNFPAIKSATTEQLQQVPDVGVIVAKNIVNFFAQDHNIEVVEELENIMSWPDIERKSDDELPLKDQTFVLTGTLSKMGRNEAKTALQALGAKVSGSVSAKTDYLVAGEKAGSKLVKAHDLGVSVLTEDEMITLLNS
- a CDS encoding spondin domain-containing protein, which produces MKLIKAASAIALACSSSVLMAQTIDIQITNLTHAQHFTPRLVIAHDNTVDAFEPGLEATSALAWLAEAGVIDDAQNAASSGQNFEALLGPTDTDNSSNTWHRIDGLSAPSSTENYSFDTMDKSHLSILAMLIPTNDAFVGLDSIKIPTTPGTYTYMVNAYDAGTELNDELNSMRTDIVEQGGTPLGGYGAPGVAGAGASPVPLGVGGMGVAAKVGFAQDGTAIGANEVVDGTDGPVHIHRNVLGDTSLTDGASDLQSTEHRWLNPVARVTITIPAP
- a CDS encoding spondin domain-containing protein, translating into MNMNKLSLALLPLIAVLATGCGGDDGENGATGPAGSAGVDGTNGSDGTNGADGTNGNLAVYTVQLTNLTYGQPFSPAAVVLHEPGFNTFIDGETASLGLEQLAEGGDPTGLMSEALAATQYLDAVTTPGATPPRSIGVMSTLLVPLLDIDDLRISFTTMLVDTNDAFTGLNSANISNMTVGQTISFMAPTWDAGTEANTETASTMPGPAASGAGGGGASAGFDATRDDLFDLVHFHRGVVTSANASDGSKEGLSTSVLTEADRWDNPTARIVVTRTR